The Vicia villosa cultivar HV-30 ecotype Madison, WI linkage group LG1, Vvil1.0, whole genome shotgun sequence genome includes a region encoding these proteins:
- the LOC131646619 gene encoding ras-related protein RABA1f-like, whose translation MMNGLCDSLWYRAITSAYYRGAVGALLVYDVTRHVTFENVERWLKQLRDHTDDNIVVMLVGNKADLRHLRAVSTKDSTAFAEQEHTFFMETSAFESLNVESAFTEVLTQIYRVVSKKALEICDDPAALPKGQTINVGSRDDVSAVKKGGCCSA comes from the coding sequence GTACCGAGCAATTACAAGTGCTTATTATCGTGGAGCTGTTGGCGCTTTATTAGTCTATGATGTTACCCGCCACGTAACATTTGAAAATGTGGAGAGATGGCTAAAACAGCTGAGAGATCACACTGATGACAACATTGTCGTGATGCTTGTAGGCAACAAAGCAGACCTGCGTCATTTAAGAGCAGTTTCGACAAAAGATTCTACAGCTTTTGCTGAACAGGAGCATACATTTTTTATGGAGACATCTGCCTTTGAGTCCTTGAACGTTGAAAGTGCCTTCACAGAAGTGTTGACACAGATATACCGCGTTGTAAGCAAAAAGGCCCTTGAGATTTGTGATGATCCGGCTGCTTTACCTAAAGGACAGACGATTAATGTTGGTTCTCGCGATGATGTATCAGCTGTGAAGAAAGGTGGATGTTGTTCTGCTTGA